The Lolium rigidum isolate FL_2022 chromosome 2, APGP_CSIRO_Lrig_0.1, whole genome shotgun sequence genomic interval CCGGCCGGTCGGCGGTACGGTTCAGTTGGTCGGTGAAGGAACGGACCACGCCGTCCCGCCAGTGGGCTGCAGCGGCAAGCAGGACAGGCCCTCATCGGCTTGGACGATTGGTGCCATAATCTAGACGGAACATTTGTaatgaattcagatttgaattgacGAAGCCATTAACCGAGATCATGATTAGTCCCATAATCTCGAACTTCGCTGGCCCAGTCAAGTCAATTATGCGATGCTAATCTATAGATTGTGTTACCCGCAGAAACCCCTGGACGCGAAAAGTAGTCGATCGAGCGTACATACGCATAATGTCGGCTGGATGCGGTCCGAGAATTAGGATATGGTTTTTGTTTGAACATCTAGCCAGCAAGCTAGCTTCTGTGAATTCGTCTCTGAAGTGGTATCAGTGCTAGCTAGACCGTATCAACCTCCTACTCTCCTAGTAGTTAATTTTCAGCTTGATTAGTTGTACGTAGTATTACAAGTCTACAGCTTCCGTGCCGATCAACGTCAATAGTTGAAGTAAGCAACGACTAAACCAAGCAGTCTATCCAGAAACACAATCTACCAACGGTTTATGCTTTTTGAAAAACTGCCCTGCGCAGGCAGTTCTCTGCTTCGGcagcgcaaaaaaaaaaaaaaaaaaaaaaaaaaaaaaaaaaaccgcttCTCTATCGACGTATTAGAACGTCTAGAATGCAAGTGTCACATGCATTAGGTACGAGCACCTGCGAAAAGCGAGCGAAAAGTTACCCGGCCGGGCAGCCTTTTCACATTATCGAAAAACGTGGTCATGTATTTGAATACATGCAAGTAGGTAGTGATGCTAACCACCTGGTGGAAATTGCTGTCCGTACCACACTTATCTCAAGAATCTTGCAAGAATTCACACCGTACGAATAAGAGTGAAAAGTGCACACGAAAGAACTACCACTACAGGAAAACGGttatatgccgacggccaccagccgtcggcgtacacgGGCAAGCCGTCGGCGTActgttgtgccgacggtggccgtcaGCGTACAGCCGTCGGTGTAGCGGATCTGGCCGTCGGCGCATCTCCAACCGTCGGCGTCTACTCCATGCCGACGGTTTTTCTTCGGCCGTAGGCCCAGCTCAACCGTCGGTGTCGTATTTCCACGGAGACGGCCGTCTGATGGCGTCGGTGATACGCCGACGGCCGGACCGTCGGCACGACGAGTGCACGTGGCGTCAACTGGTACACCCTTCTACGTCGCCgctacgccgacggtggtggCCATCGGCGCCTCAGTGCCAAGTGGCGTCACCTGGGTGCATCAGCGTATGGGACGACTGTGGAGCTATGCCGACGGCCGTCGGCATACCTCCAGCAGTGTGGAGCACATTCGTAGCTACGCCGACggtgcggccgtcggcacagatccACGTGCCGCAATCTGGGAGCACTGCGCCatagctacgccgacggcctggccgtcggcacctatggtctagtttatttttttattttcctgtttTTTCTAGTTTTCTTTCCAGGCACAAATGAGCATATATATTATATATCATTACAGAAACAAAAGCTCACATATAAACAGATAGACAAGCTCACGTAAAGTGCAACACATAATTAACGGCCACTAATGCATGTGCACATATAGTCCTCGTGTCAAATGGCCCAAACACAACGAATTCACATGTATACATGATGACACAAGCACGACAACTTCAGATACATATGTTCTTCATGATATATGTCACACGACACAAGCAAGACATTACAAGTCCAACGATCACAAACAACGGACTTCGAGTTCCCGCACTTGTCAAGGTCTGCCTCCTAGAGCATCATCACTACATAACAAAGAAAAAGAACCATTTAGCATTGGCAATTGTTCATGTTCGAAATTTTTGCAAGGCAAATTGTCCGAGTATAGCTTTGATGCTCAAGTTCACATGGAACTAACCTGAAACGGCAAGTCAGCAGGCTCAGCAGAAGCACTAGGACCACGACTACTTCCGGTATGAATCGGAGTGATAGGCCGCGACTGGCTAGGCGAGGGTGAGGGCGAGGCAGAAGCACGACCAAAGTCACTGCTGGACTGAGCTGATCCCTATATGTTAGAGCAATAGATAGCAATTATAAATCTCTCTGTGTGCAACAAAACCACAAAACCAGAACTAGTGATTGAGTCGTCTTGCAAAGGACTTACTGGAATTCCTGAGGCGACCGAGGCGAGGAATTCTTCTCTCGTTGGGATCCTTGGTAGCTGTGGTTTTGGTGGTGGCGGAGATCCCATAGTCGGCTGAACTCCAGTAGTAATATACGCCATCACCGCCTGCAAGTTGGTTTAGATGTCACGCGTTGCAAAGAGAACAGTTAAAACTAGTGAACATGAAACTTCTCTTGGATAGAATGAGAAAGAACTAACCGCATTATGGCTGGCTTGGTACGCATCGTGGGCTTCAACCGACTTCACGTACTCCTCAAGATTCTCCTCATAACTCTCATAGAGCCTATCGTATGCCTCATCCAGAGAAGTCTACAATTTGACATAATGaatctcaacaatataaccaactAGCGGTGCATGAATGAAAAGTTAGAAAAATGATGAAAATTAGGAAGAACTTACATCGAAGGCCTGCCTAGATCCATCGGGCCGTGGACGAGGTGGGATCAACTGACTGCTGCTCATGCTAGAAGCTCGAATTTGTGTGAGTGTGGTGGTAGGCGCGATCACCCCATCAAGAATCTGATGGCGGCCATGCCGCTTGCCGAGCCCTGACACGATCACCATTGTCTCGTCGACCTCCTCCTCAAGGGGCTGAGAATCCTCCCCGTGCAGTTTTTTGAACGCCGTCGCGTAATTTTGAAATTATGTGCCAGACTTACCATAGTATTGCTCCTCTCTAGGTTTGTCGACCTTCGTCTTCTTATGCGACATCTTCCAGGCTCCTAACTTAGTAAGCGGCTTCCCATGAACTTGCTCCTGAAACGCCAAAAAAATGTATACAGGATTCAAAACTGGCCACTGTGCAAAACTTCAGTGTATGTAGGACAAGGTTGCAGCTGATAGTCTACgaaattcagaaaaaattacTGGTTCAAACTTGTAATTGTCAGGTATGATAGTGTAGGAAACAAATTACTGAAGAAAACCAACATAGAACCAGGTCGGATGCTTCCAACTGAAGAACTACAAAACAAGATGGATTTCCAGAACCGATGGATTAAAAGTCTGATTATATAACATAACAGGGTCAAACAATGGAATACATGGCATGGAAATCACTTATATAATGATAGCAAGCATATCAGTGGACCAGTCGAGTAATGTGTTTTCTTATTTCGCATCACAAGGTATTTGTGAAAGATGCAATCGCACAGCCAGTAAAATAAGCAACTGATGGttgtgcttcacaagaattacctGGTTGGCAACAAAACTGATCCCCTGTTTCTCACAGCCAATAGGAACACAAGAATCCAGTATTTGCCACATCTGAGAAAGAATTACCTGGTGCGCCTTGTAGCGATCATGGGACCGGTTTCCTGCATTGTGTGTTCCATCCTTGCGACGATTCTCCCTATTTTTCATGCTTTGCGCCATGAACTCCGCATCTTCCCCGACCCACAAGTCCACCAACGCCGCCCATCCATCGTCTCGTCCATCGACCCATTTGGGAGCAATCTAAAGAATGGAAGAATCTCATTTCAAGAACATGTAATGCAATTAGCACCAACAGAGAATAAGAGACAATTTACTTACGCCCATGAACTCCTCCTTCGACAATGTAAGACCTTTTTGAACAATTTCTTTCTTCAGGACCCTATCGGGGAGTTCCCCCGATACGTCCTGGAACtgcctaagtgccgtcagcgcatgtgcgtgaggCCAGACAAACCCATGGGTCCATTATTGGATCCAACAACATCCCTCCACActtgtgtacacaccatgtggacacacacaagttttgggggcaTTCACACCCCCCGAGGTGCGGCAtccagagaaaccctaatccgttgATCGCGCGGTCTACaccattgactacaccccagcggcggTGCCCCGATGGCATTATGCCTTCATTtgggcttggttaggtcatagggacatgtggtgtcaaggatatggatccatactatctcaagattaccTCGGTTCACCCCATCGGGGAGTTCCCCCGATACGTCCTGGAACTGCCTAAGTGCCGTCGgcgcatgtgcgtgaagccggACAAACCCAGGGGTCCATTATTGGATCCAACAACATCCCTCCACACTTGTGtagacaccatgtggacacacacaagttttgggggcattccccccccccccccccccgaggtgTGGCAtccagagaaaccctaatccgttgaccgtgcggtctacaccaTTGACTACACTCCAGCAGCGGTGCCCCGGTGGAATTATGCCTTCATTtgggcttggttaggtcatatggacatgtggtgtcaaggatatgGATCCATAATATCTCAAGATTACCTCGGTTCACCCCATCGGGGAGTTCCCCCGATACGTCCTGGAACtgcctaagtgccgtcagcgcatgtgcgtgaagccgAACAAACCCAGGGGTCCATTATTGGATCCAACAACATCCCTACACActtgtgtacacaccatgtggacacacacaagttttgggggcattcccaccctccgaggtgcggcatccagagaaaccctaatccgttgaccgcgcagtctacaccattgactacaccccagtgatgacccacaagtataggggatcgcagcagtcttcgcgggtagtaaaacccaatttattgattcgacacaaggggagacaaagaatacttgaaagccttaacagcggagttgtcaattcagctgcacctggaaacgagacttgctcgcaaaggtttatcggtagtaacgagttttatagcgatagcggtagtgaaataacgagcggagtaacgagagacagcagtagtgattatagtaaacagcatgattaaaatactgtaggcatggggacagataacgggcgttgcatggatgagagaaactcatgtaacaatcaagcagggcatttgcagataataataaaacggtgtctaagtacaaagcaatcaataggcatgtgttccatttatagtcgtacgtgctcgcaatgagaaacttgcacaacatcttttgtcctaccagccggtggcagccgggcctcaagggaatctcttggatattaaggtactccttttaatagagtaccggagcaaagcattaacactccgtgaacacatgtgatcctcacatcactaccatcccctccggttgtcccgatttcgtcacttcggggccattggttccggacagcgacatgtgtatacaacttgcgagtaagaccataaacaatgaatatcatgatgaaataataacatgttcagatctgagatcatggcactcgggccctagtgacaagcattaagcataacaagttgcaacaatatcatcaaagtaccaattacggacactaggcactatgccctaacaatcttacactactacatgaccaatctcatctaatccctaccatccccttcagcctacagcgggggaattactcacacatggatgggggaaacatggctggtcgatggagaggcgtcggtggtgatggtggcgatgatctcctccaattccccgtcccggcggagtgccagaacggagacttctggctcccgagacggagtttcgcgatgtggcggcgttctggagggtttctggcgacttcgacttctccccatgcgtttttaggttgagggcgataagtagtccgaaggagggcgtcggaggccggccgagggggccacacgctagggccgcgcgccccccctcctgggccgcgccgccctagggtgtggggccctcggggctccacctgacttgcccttctggctccgtaagtgttctgggaaaatagggccttctgtataaattccgaagtttttcctgaaagttggatttctgcacaaaaacgagacaccagaacagttctgctaaaaacagcgttagaccgtgttagttgcatccaagatacacaaattagaggcaaaacaatagcaaaagtgttcgggaaagtagatacgttttggacgtatcaactcccccaagcttagcttattgcttgtcctcaagcaattcagttaacaagcgagcgataaaagaactttcacgaacacatttgttcatatgatgtatatattctcatgctatggataacacttaggcagttcataataagatacatgcaaataagatcatctaatagctatgtcaatcatggaaaggtaccaacaattaataataagcatcatgaatcatgtatataagcgggattgcaatgttcataaaagagcatgatagagtggtatctcgcttgcccatatttgatcagcaaaacataaatgctcaggcacctctgaagtttatagaaagactagaaatagtgattgtcaaagataaaagcatcaaagttataccacaatcaatcatattttgagacaggcatattacactaagaatgacagttgtgctctcaagaaagtgctcaaagaaaggatggagacacaacataaaagtaaaagattgacccttcgcagagggaagcgagggattaacatgcgctagagcttttcattttttaaaacgggagtaaaattgttttaagaggtgtttgttgttgtcaacgaatggtaatgggtacaccaactacctcgccaaccggactttcaagagcggctcccatgaaggacgttatctctaccgagcaaggtagatcatccctcttctcttttgtttacacacgtattttagttttattatgggtgacactccccccaacctttgcttacacaagccatggctaaccgaatcctcgggtgccttccatcaatcacataccatggaggagtgtctatttgcaaaattaagttgcttactgatgaatcagagcaaaacatgtgaagagaattattagtgaaagttgattaattggggctgggaaccccgttgccagctctttttgcaaaattattggataagcggatgaagccactagtcctttggtgaaagttgcccaacaagattgaaagataaacaccacatacttcctcatgagctattaaacattgaaacaaatcagaggtgataaattttgaattgtttaaaggtagcactcaagcaatttactttggaatggcggagaaataccatgtagtaggtaggtatggtggacacaaatggcatagtggttggctcaaggttttggatgcacgagaagcattccctctcggtacaaggctttgggctagcaaggttatttgaagcaaacacaagtatgaaccggtacagacaaaacttacataagaacatattgcaagcattataatactctacactgtcttccttgttgctcaaacacttttaccagaaaatatcgagaccttaagagagaccaatcatgcaaaccaatttcaacaagctctacagtagttctccactaataggtttaaactatatgaaaaaacttaatcatgatctacttgagagctcaaaacaattgccaagtgtcaaattattcaagacaatatgaggaattttctgtttccaaccaaataaccataagtgatgtagcttccaacttttatcattgaacattaaaagtaaaacgaagaacaagtgttcatatgaaaaagcggagcgtgtctctctcccaaacaaggattgctaggatccaatcttattcaaacataaacaaaaataaaacacacagacgctccaagtgaaaaacataagatgtgaccgaataaaaatatagtttcaatagaagaaacctgataagttgatgaagaaggggatgcccaaggcatccccaagcttagacgcttgagtcttcttgaaatatgcagggatgaaccacgggggcatccccaagcttagacttttcactcttcttgatcatatatcatcctcctctcttgatccttgaaaacttccttcacaccaaacttctcataaacttcattagaggggttagtactcaaaaaaacttgaattcacattggtcctgtagtgacatattgcaagaactcaataaaacattagctacagctctccacgtctagaaagccttgcttaaagtccgcaagagacaatgcaaaaaacagagacagaatctgctaaaacagaacagccagtaaagacgaatttaaaaggggtacttccgttgctcaaatcagaaaactcaaaactaacgaaagttgcgtacatatctgaggaacacgcacgtaaagtggcataattttatgagttacctacagagaaaatagcccagattcgtgacagatagaaatctgtttctgcgcagaaatccaaatctagtatcaaccttcgattagaggcttcacttggcacaacattgcaataaaataaagataaggagaggttgctacagtagtaacaacttccaagacacaacaaaacagtagcaaaataaacacatcgattatctcccaagaagttctttctttatagccattaagatgggctcagcagttttaatgatgcactcgcaagaaataagaattgaagcaaaagagagcatcaaaaagcaaattcaaaacacatttaagtctaacccacttcctatgcataggaatcttgtacacaaataaattcatgaagaacaaagtgacaagcataagaaggtaaaacaagagtaacttcaagattttcagcatatagagaggtgttttagtactatgcaaatttttacaaccatattttcctctctcataataattttcagtagcttcatggatgaactcaacaatataactatcacatgcagcatgtctttcatgattcacaaacacataatttttatcaagctcagaaatagtaggattaaaactttcaaacccacttttatcaataatgtaacaagatgattgatcattctcaagagatatgggactcatagataatgtcaagatctctccaatcccattttcattagtagtgcaattaatattatcaagtaacataggaccatcatcaagagctttatcataaacatttgctacgcaaaattctttagtaccatgcatttcgacatcaggcacaaacaaagcattatcataagatttatcaaagtagcatggattatcataaataacagtagcataattattctcacaagttttactcgtaggtactatttcaagagaatccacaggaacataacattcaacctctttcggtaagcatggaggacaatcaaatagtgtaagagataaagagttactctcattagaaggttggcatgggtagctaatccattcttcctccttttgttcatcactctcctcttctttttcatccaatgagctttcaggttcatcaatttcatcctctttttcatccaatgagctttcgggttcatcaatttcttcttccacgggtccctgcaaattgtgagtgcattcttgtgcattaatgagtctctctttataatcaatgatataaggattatcggtgtaactttgattgcaaaaattaaggatagaagagacataatctttaaggtccttacaaacaacacaagtttcataatttttaaccatgaaggattctatctcggaggctcccataaatatgacaaattgttctacctcttcaaacccaaaatgaatatagctattccgattatagttcttaattaaaaattcctcactaaagccacattgaaatttaagatgtttagtgtcctgttgagagcaacgagtttatatcatggcgtttaagcaagattttagtaattgtattcaatttttctatcacagcactcatcacttttcccgctcttgattctctataattattataatattctataagctccaaataggttgtaggttctcccataacagcagtttttaatttttaggtttttcaaatttttatggatttttgggtatatgagaaaagtaaaacaagacaaaaagaaactagacaaaagtaaactaagaaaaataaaacaagacagaaataaactaagcacaaataaactaggcaaaagtaaactaagcaaaacaaagtaaaacaaaataaaacagagagagaggtagagtgtactccccaggtgaacttatgagtagagctatgcctccccggcaacggcgccagaaaacggtcttgatgacccacaagtataggggatcggtcttcgcgggtagtaaaacccaatttattgattcgacacaaggggagacaaagaatacttgaaagccttaacagcggagttttcaattcagctgcacctggaaacagacttgctcgcaaaggtttatcagtagtaacagttttatagcgatagcgagtagtgaaataacgcagCGGAGTAacggagacagcagtagtgattatagtaaacagcgaggattaaaatacgtaggcacggggacggataacgggcgtttcatggatgagagaaactcatgtaacaatcaagcggggcatttacgagataataataaaatggtgtctaagtacaaagcaatcaataggcatgtgttccaattatagtcgtacgtgctcgcaatgagaaacttgcacaacatcttttgtcctaccagccggtggcagccgggcctcaagggaatctactggatattaaggtactccttttaatagagtaccggagcaaagcattaacactccgtgaacacatgtgatcctcacatcactaccatcccctccggttgtcccgatttcgtcacttcggggccattggttccggacagcgacatgtgtatacaacttgcgaggtaagaccataaacaatgaatatcatgatgaaataataacatgttcagatctgagatcatggcactcgggccctagtgacaagaattaagcataacaagttgcaacaatatcatcaaagtaccaattatggacactaggcactatgccctaacaatcttacactattacatgaccaatctcatccaatccctaccatccccttcagcctacagcgggggaattactcacacatggatgggggaaacatggctggtcgatggagaggcgtcggtggtgatggtggcgatgatctcctccaattccccgtcccggcggagtgccagaacggagacttctggctcccgagacggagtttcgcgatgtggcggcgttctggatggtttctggcgacttcgacttctccccgtgcgtttttaggttgagGGCGATAAGtaatccgaaggagggcgtcggaggccggccgagggggccacacgctagggccgcgcgccccccctcctgggccgcgccgccatagggtgtggggccctcgggcctccacctgacttgcccttctggctccgtaagtgttctgggaaaatagggcctcctgtataaattccgaggtttttcctgaaagttgtatttctgcacaaaaacgagacaccagaacagttctgctgaaaacagcgttagtctgtgttagttgcatccaaaatacacaaattagaggcaaaacaatagcaaaagtgttcgggaaagttgatacgttttggacgtatcacccagcGGCGGTGCCCCGGTGGCATTATGCCTTCATTtgggcttggttaggtcatagggacatgtggtgtcaaggatatggatccatactatctcaagattaccTCGGTTCACCCCATCGGGGAGTTCCCCGATACATCCTGGAACtgcctaagtgccgtcagcgcatgtgcgtgaagccggACAAACCCAGGGGTCCATTATTGGATCCAACAACATCCTTCCACActtgtgtacacaccatgtggacacacacaagttttgggggcaTTCCCACCCCCCGAGGTGCGGCAtccagagaaaccctaattcgttgaccgcgcggtctacaccATTGACTACACCCCTGCGGCGGTGCCCCGGTGGCATTATGCCTTCATTTGGGCTTggttagtgatgtctacgggagcttctattcttgtagacagtgttgggcctccaagagcagaggtttgtagaacagcagcaagtttcccttaagtggatcacccaaggtttatcgaactcagggaggaagaggtcaaagatatccctctcatgcaaccactgcaaccacaaagcaagaagtctcttgtgtccccaacacacctaataggtgcactagttcggcgaagagatagtgaaatacgggtggtatgaataagtagtagcaacggcaccgagaaaagtgctttgcccgggacgataaacaagcagtagtaatgcagcagtagtaacgcagtaaaacagtaaacaagcagcgatagcagtaacaaggcctagggattagactttcactagtggacactctcaacattgatcacataacagaatagataaatgcatactctacactcttttgttggatgatgaacacattgcgtaggattacacgaaccctcaatgccggagttaacaagctccacaattaaatgttcatatttaaataaccttagagtgcaagaaagatcaatacgactaaaccaagtactaacatagcatgcacacttgtcaccttcacgccacgtaggaggaatagatcacatcaatactatcatagcaatagttaacttcacaatctacaagagatcatgatcatagcatacgccaagtactaacacggatgcacacacttgtcaccattacaccgtgcgggaggaataaactactttaataacatcactagagtagcacatagataaattgtgatacaaaacacattgcaatcataaagagatataaataagcacttcactacgccattcataacggtgagtaagtattacgtgaaatatagcctaagagacccacacggtgcacaccgctgtcacctttacacacgtgggaca includes:
- the LOC124690627 gene encoding uncharacterized protein LOC124690627, encoding MVIVSGLGKRHGRHQILDGVIAPTTTLTQIRASSMSSSQLIPPRPRPDGSRQAFDTSLDEAYDRLYESYEENLEEYVKSVEAHDAYQASHNAAVMAYITTGVQPTMGSPPPPKPQLPRIPTREEFLASVASGIPGSAQSSSDFGRASASPSPSPSQSRPITPIHTGSSRGPSASAEPADLPFQ